The nucleotide window GAAGAACGAGCGTGGTTCGTCATTGGTTGGTATGCTTGTCGCGTTGGCTGTTATCGCAGTAATGGTTTCCGTGTTCTACATCTACAAGCCATTTAGCCAAACACCGGCTATCAACGTGAAGGGCAGCACGAAGCAAACTCAAGTTGGGCAAGCAATGGATAAGGGACGGGAAGGAAGTTGTGTAAATAACCTTTCCCAAATCAAAGCCGGTCTCGAGGTTATTAAGGTAGACGGTGATCTCCCGCCTGATCTAGATGGGCTGAAAAGGGCGCTTAAATTTCCTGATAGCATGTTCGTATGCCCTGTCAATGGGCAACCCTATAGCTACAATCCTCAAATCGGCGAGGTACACTGTCCAAACGGCCACGGGTAGTTATTGGGATAGAAGCAAGAAGCAAGAGCAGGCTAAAGAATGATCTAGCCAATTTCCCCCTTTCCAAGGGGGAATACAAAGGGGTCTTAGGGGGCCAGGGGGCGAAGCCCCCTACACGCCGTAGCTTTAGCGTAGGCGTGTCATTCCAAGCTTGTCGAGGTATCTTCCGTAAGACCCTTCGACTACGCTCAGGGTGACGTGCCTATGGCACGTAAAGCTACTGAAGCATCGAAATCTGATTAGATGCTAATTGAGAGAAAGAAATAATGTTTGAAAAGATACTTATTGCTAATAGGGGAGAGATCGCGGTTCGAGTGATACGGGCTTGCCGCGAAATGGGGATTAAGAGCGTTGCGATTTATTCGGAAGCAGACGCTAATTCGCTTCATGCGCGTTTGGCGGATGAGAGTGTTTGTGTCGGGCCTGGGCCTAATCAAGAAAGCTATATGAATATCGGTAACGTGCTTATGGCCGCGATGGTCACCGGCGCTGAGGCAATTCATCCTGGATATGCCTATTTCTCCGAGCAATCCCAGTTCGCTGAGGCATGCGCATCCTCCAACATCAAATTTATCGGCCCCTCCCCAAAGGCTATTGGGCTTATGGGCGAAAAGGCAAAGGCCCGTGAAGTGGTTTCGGTTGCAGGCGCGCCGGTTATTCCCGGAACTGATGGGGTTGTGCTCAACGAACAAGAGGCGGTCAAGGAAGCGAACAAGATTGGCTATCCGATTTTAGTGAAAGCATCGGCTGGTGGCGGTGGTCGCGGTATTCGTCGAGTCGATGCTGAAGAAGAGCTACCCAAAGCCCTTCGCTTAGCTCAACAAGAAGCCCTTTCATGCTTTGGTGATGGCGATGTCTATCTCGAAAAGTGCCTCGTTGATCCCCGCCATGTTGAAATTCAAATATTGGCCGATGAGCATGGCAATACAATCTATTTGGGAGAGCGTGAATGTTCGATCCAGAACATGCGTCACCAGAAAATAATCGAAGAGGCGCCTGCGGTTGGGATGACCCCTGAGCTTAGGAAACGTATGGGTGAAGCGGCTGTCAAAGCTGCCCGGGCGGTTAATTACGCGAATGCAGGCACTGTTGAATTTTTATTGGATTCAACCGGCGACTTCTATTTTCTGGAGATGAATACCCGGCTTCAAGTCGAGCATCCGGTTACGGAAATGGTTACCGGTCTTGACCTTGTGAAGTTGCAAATTAGAGTTGCTTTTGGTGAAATGCTTCCGCTTGTGCAGGAAGATATAAACCTCAATGGACATGCCATTGAGGTTCGAATCAATGCTGTTGACCCTGACAATGAGTTCGCGCCATCGGCTGGGAGAATTAATGAATGGATCGAGCCTGGTGGCCCCGGAATACGTATTGATTCTTATGTCTATGCAGGCTACGAAGTGCCGCCCTATTACGATGCGATGATCGCTAAAATGATCGTTCATGCCGAAGACCGACCGGCGGCGATTGCACGGCTAAGAAGAGCTTTGCGTGAGTTTGTTGTTACAGGGATTAAGACGAACCTACCGTTCCTCAGGCAGTTAGTTGAGGTTGAGGATTATATCCAAGGTAATCTCTCAACCGGTCTGGTGGGACGTCTTTTCAAGAATGGGAATAATGGAAGTATTGCGGTCAGGAGCTAGGTATGCCAATCCGATCGAGACGTGTTGCCCGAGAATGGATATTAAAAATCCTATATGAAATCGATATAGCGAAAAAGAATCCGCTTGAAGCTGTTGCAGATGAGATTGAAGAGGAGCCATTAGATAAAGATACCGCTGATTTTGTAAAGCAGTTGGTCGAAGGGGTTTCTCAGCATCGTGAGGAGTTGGATAAGAGAATAGCTTCACTATCTCATGAGTGGGCGCTTGATCGACAGCCTGTGGTTGATCGTAATATTCTTAGAATGTGCAGTTATGAAATCCTCTATTGTCCCGGTGTTCCACCTGCGGCGGCAATCAATGAAGCTGTTGAATTGGCAAAGAAATACAGCACTGCCGAATCGGGTCGGTTTGTAAATGGCGTTTTAGGGGCATTGCTTGATAGTCTCGCACCTGAAGAAAAAGCGCATCTCTAGCGCGTAAGGATTGAAGGAGCTTATGGAAACAAAGATACTCGATGGAACAACAACATCAAAAGTAATTCGCGAGCAGATAAAAGAACGCATCGCTAAATTGAATGCTAATGGAGTTTCAGTAACCCTTGCAGCGGTGCTCGTTGGCGATGACCCTGCTTCACATACCTATGTGAAGATGAAAACTCGTCAGTGTGAGGCTGTTGGTATAGGTTCGCAGACCTATATCCTACCGGCCAGCGCTACACAAGAAGAGGTTGAAACACTTGTCAAGCGTCTAAGCGATGATCCTGACGTGACCGGTATTCTCGTTCAACATCCGCTTCCGAAGGGGCTTGATGAGTATTCAGTACTGGCCGCCATCAGTCCCGCTAAAGACATCGATGGAATATCTCCCTTTTCACTGGGAGCGCTAGTGGCAAATAAAGTTGCTTTCGAAGCTGCCACACCTAAAGGTATTATTGCGCTGCTCGAGCATTATCAGCTTCCTATTGAAGGCCAACGCGTCGTCATCATTGGCCGTAGCGTCATTTTAGGCAAGCCTTTGGCATTAATGATGATGAACCGCCACGCCACTGTCACCGTTTGCCACACCCGCACCAAAGATATCAAAGCAATCTCACGTGAAGCTGATATTTTGGTCGTAGCTGCAGGTCGACCGGAGCTAGTGAATGCCGAATGGATCAAACCCGGCGCAGTAGTTATCGATGCTGGCTATAACAAAGTCGAAGGCCGCCAGGGTGACGTCGGTGACGTTGACTACGAATCCGCCAAGCAAGTCGCCAGTTGGATAACCCCCGTCCCCGGCGGAGTAGGCCCCATGACCATAGCCATGCTCCTCACCAACACTACCGACGCCGCCGAGCAAAAAACGATATAGGAATATCTGATGTGTAAGAGGGAGCTAAGAGGGTATTGCAGATCCCTCAACCCTCTCAATGGTAAAGGGGGACTTTACGTATCTCTTTTTAGATATATCCTGTCCTGAACTAACTAAACTTGAACTTAAGCTACGGTTGGCTTTGTGAAATATCGCACAATACTTATTATAGATAACAAAATAGATCGCATGGGATAGAACCTATTGACGGATGAGGGTGAAAAGGTGTAGGATTAAACAGCAAAGTAAGAATACTGACTTTGTGAGCTTGTATTATGAACACACTTATCGTTATTGGCGTTTTTACTGCGGTCGGAATCTTAATAGTCGCTGTGACATTAGGGTTATCCCATCTTCTAGCGCCGTATCGTCCAAACCCTACTAAAGGTGAGACTTACGAGTGCGGAGCTGAGACGTTTTCCGATGCTTGGCGGCAGGTAAACCTTCATTACTACCTCTTTGCCTTGCTCTTTGTTGTCTTTGATGTTGAAGCTGCGCTTCTTTACCCTGTTGCGTTATGCGCCAAGGGCGCCGGTTGGACGCCTGTGGTTGAGGTTGCGATGTTTATTGTTATTTTAGGGTTTGGCTTGCTTTACGCTTGGCGAAAGGGCGCATTAAAGTGGGAATAAAGGAGCGACTACAAGAGGGGGTTGTGAATGTACCTGGCGGATCTATACTCGTTGCAAAATTGAGTGATGTCGTTGGGTGGGCGCGAAAGTCCTCGATGTGGTCTTTGACTTTTGGTCTTTCATGCTGTGCCATTGAGATGATGGCTACTGCTGCTTCACGCTATGACCTCGACCGTTTCGGCGTAATGTTCCGAGCAACCCCTCGTCAGGCGGATGTGATGATAGTGGCCGGATGGGTTTCAGTAAAAATGGCCCCTTTCATCAAGAGGCTTTACGATCAAATGCCTGAACCGAAGTATGTGATCGCTATGGGGGGATGTGCCAGCGCCGGCGGTCCTTATCGCGATTCAATTACTATTGTTAAAGGCGTCGACCAGTTCATACCGGTCGATGTTTATATATACGGCTGCCCGCCTCGACCGGAGAACTTGATTCACGGCATCATCAAGTTGCAAGATCGGATACAAGAACAGCACAAATTTGAAAAGCAGGGCAAACCTATGCCGAAACCCGATCCGATTATCGTGCAGTAATTAATGTAATGAGTGAAGAAAAAACCAATCAACTAGTAGTGCTCCTGCAAAAGATGCAGGAAAAGCTAAAGCAACCGATAAGCGAACTTCAACAAGTAAGTGCAAACGAAGTTCGTGCCCGTGTCATTCCTGATGCATGGGCAAGTGTTGCGCTTTATCTACACGATGACCCCGACTGGCAGATGAACTATCCGGCTGATTTGACCGTATGGGACACCGGCGAGGAATTCGTGGTGATGGTCCGTTTGTGGTCTGACGTGACCAATGTGAACGTCTTGCTCTTTACTCATATTCCTCGAATTGGACCTACCATCTCTTCGCTATCCTCCATTTGGCCGGGACTGAATTGGCATGAGCGCGAGATGTTTGATATGTATGGAGTTATCTTTGAAGGCCATCCGAACCTGAAACGAATTCTGCTGCCGGATGATTGGCAGGGCTATCCGTTTAGAAAAGACTACGTGCCGGAGGAGAATGATAACCCACTGCATGGCCCGCAGCCGGTGAATTAGCATGAGCGTACCGGTTAATACAGACCAACAGACGATGACAACGATCGATATGATCACTCAGGGAATGGTGATCAACGTTGGCCCTCAGCACCCATCGACCCATGGCGTGCTGAGGCTAATTCTTGCGTTGGATGGCGAACAGATTGTTGCTTGCGAACCGGTTGTTGGGTATCTCCATCGCGGTCTTGAGAAGTTGATGGAGAAGCGCCAATACCGCCACAGTATTCCCTTTACCGATAGACTCGATTACTTGGCAGCATTATCTAACAACTTAGGCATCTGTCAGGCTATCGAGCGATTGGGCGATATTGAAGTGCCCGAACGGGCGCAATATATCCGCGTGCTATTAGTCGAACTAAATCGTATTGCAAGTCATTTAATCTTTCTGGGTACATTCGGCGCTGACTTGGGCGCTACAACGGTCTTGCTTTACTCCTTCCGCGAGCGTGAAATGGTGCTTGATCTGTTGGAAGAATGCACAGGTGCGCGTTTGACCTACAATTGGATTAGGGCGGGGGGGGTGCCGGATGATATCCCTGATGGATTTGGCGTAAAGGTATTGGATTTTATCAAACAGATGCGCAACAGGTTAGGTGAAAATCATATGCTTTTCACTAGAAACCGCATCTTCCGAACGCGAACAGTAGGCGTGGGTGTTTTGACCAAGAAAATGGCGTTGGCTTGGGGTATGAGTGGGCCATGCGCTAGGGCTTCTGGGGTCAACTATGATATTCGCAAAGTTGCTCCCTATGAGATTTATGACAGATTAGACTTTGATGTTCCTGTGTATGAAGCGGGCGATTCGCGTACTCGCTATCTGGTGCGGGTAGAAGAAATATATCAAAGCATGCGTATTATCGAGCAAGTTCTTAAGGAGATGCCCGATGGCCCCGTCCTTACTAAATTGCCTAAGGTCTTCAAACCGCCGGCAGGGGTGGCTTATTCGCGAATTGAAAGTCCGCGTGGTGAACTTAGTTTTGTGATGGTGAGTGACGGCACACCGAATCCGTTGCGAGTACATATCCGCGCTCCCTCTTTTGTGAATTTAAGTGTGTTGCCACGACTGCTAACCGGCGCTAAGGTTGCTGATCTTGTAGCTATACTTGGCAGCTTTGACCTTGTTTTGGGGGAGATAGACAGATGATGCAAATCATCATGAAGTTAATTCAGGAATATCCCCTCCTATGGACATTCGTTAAGGCCGTTATTTTAGGCTCATTCGTGCTGATGTGCCCGTTATTGCTGATTTGGATGGAACGCAAAGTTGCGGGAGCAATACAAAGCCGAGTTGGTCCTAAACATGTGGGACCACATGGGTTGTTGCAGTCGGTTGCCGATGCCCTTAAACTATTGATGAAAGAATCGACAGTCCCAACTCTGGCAGATAAGCGTATCTATTTCATCGCGCCTTATGTTGCCTATTTATCGACGCTGTTGACCTTCATGGTACTTCCTTTCAGCCCAACATGGGTTGCGCTGGATATGGATGTGGCCGTGCTCTTTGTTATTGGGGTATCGCTGTTTAATGCAGTTGCGATCATGATGGCAGGGTGGGCATCGAACAACAAATTTTCATTATTAGGCGGCCTTCGTGCGGTGGCTCAACTACTTGCCTATGAGATACCCATCGCGTTATCTGTACTATGCGTGGTGTTTTATACCGGTACGATGAGTCTGACAGAGATAGTTAAACAGCAACATCTACATGGCTGGAATGTGCTCCAAGCGCCGCTGGCGATCGCATCGCTCATTTACTTTATTTCTTCATTAGCGGAAGTCAACCGCACCCCATTTGACTTGCCGGAAGCCGAATCCGAGTTAGTTAGTGGGTTCAACACGGAGTATTCCGGGATGAGGTTCGGGCTTTTCTTTGTGGCGGAGTTCGCGAACACATTCTTTGTGGCTGCATTCGCGGCCGCTTTATTCTTTGGGGGATGGAGCGGGCCATACTTGCCGCCAATCGTGTGGTTCTTTTTGAAGGTGTTTGTGCTAGTCTTTATTCATATGTGGGTGCGTTGGACGCCTCCGCGTTTGCGCATCGACCAATTACTTAAATTTGCGTGGCAATTCATGGTGCCATTGAGCCTTTTGAACTTATTATTTGCGATTATGATGGTAGCTTTACGCTAAGGTGCTATTTAGATGAAGATGCTTCGTCGGGGAATCTATTTCATATGGGACTCGATAATTAGCAACATCCGCGGCTTGCGGGTGACGTTGCGCAATTTCGTGATGCGTAAAACGACCATATGTTATCCCTACGAACGACGAGAAATGCCTCCCAGATATCGGGGGCTTTTCTATTTGAAGTGGAATGAGGAGAAGCAGCGCCTAAATTGTATCGGCTGTACTCTCTGCGTCCAAGCTTGTCCAACGAATGTGATTTCGATGGTTAAACTGGGTAAGGGAACCCATGCAGGCGTGAGCGACTTTCGCATGGATTTAGGAAGATGCCTTTTCTGCAATTTATGCGTAGAAGCATGTCCCTTCGATGCAATTTATATGGGACCTAAATACGAATTAGCCAGTTCAAAACGCGATGCTTGTGTTTTCAACCTAGTGACATTAGCCCAAGGCGGAGAAGATTACGCCAAGAAGAATATAGAAACCATTACTAAGCTTTTATCACAAGAAGAGACAGTAAAACCAGCGTAGTAGCTGATAGCTTCCGAAACAGGGTGGGGGCAAAGCCCCTATACGTTGAAAATAAGTCGTTCTGGTCGTAGCGTGGAATCTGTCTGAAATGAACACGTCGCAATTTGTTAGGCTCGGAGGAGGTTGCTTCAGCACGAACATTCTCGCGATGACACGAAAATGAAGGACATCTGCAACGGCGCTGACGCTCTTTTACCGAAGCATCGGGATTGTCTGGAATACTGAATTCGCATGAGGCAATACGGAAAATATGGATCTAATAGAAGCGTTTTTATTCGCAACAGTAAGTTTTATGACACTCATCGGGGGATTGATGGTGGTGGGGTCGCGGAATCTTGTGCATGCAGGGTTCTGGCTCCTGCCTTTCTTTTTGGGAATTGGCGGATTTTATCTATTGATGAACATGGAGTTCCTGTTTGTGTTGCAACTGCTGATTTATGCGGGCGCGGTGATGGTGCTGGTGTTGTTTGCCCTGATGCTAACTAAGAATGTCATGAGTAAGAAACTGTCTCCAATCAACAAACTTTTCTATCCCGGTCTGGCGTCGGGGTTTGGGATGATTGTAATCCTGTCGATATTCGTCTGGAGAGCCTTAGGTTCATACAATCAGACAGTTCTACCTGTTGAGGGAGATATTATTCGTAACTTGGGCAAGATGCTGTTGACCGATTATGTGCTTCCGTTTGAATTAACTTCTGCACTGCTGTTGAGTGCGCTCTTAGGGGCGATATTCCTTGCACGAAAACCTGAAATAATGCAAGGAGGGCATAAACATTGACACCGCAAATACCAGTGCTTTCCCATATTCCACTTTATGTGATTGTGCTTATGAGCACGCTGCTTTTCGGCATGGGGCTTTATGGAATGATAGCGCGCCGTAATGCCATAGCCGTCCTGATGTCAGTGGAAGTGATGCTAAACGCCGCGAACCTTAACTTTGTTGCCTTCTGGAGATACCTTTATCCGCAATCACTCGAAGGGGCCGTTTTCGTGTTAGTCACGATTACTGTGGCGGCGGCTGAGGCTGCGGTGGGGTTGGCAGTGGTGCTTTCGGTCTATCGAACCCTTGGCACTATTAACGTTGATGAAGTGAGTGGGTTGAAGGGATAATATGGCGCAACTATTCTGGACAGCTCCAATATGGTGTGCAATCGCAGCGTTAATTACTGCTCTGTTTTTCGTGCCGCGTCGTAAGGCAACTTGGGTTGCGGCATTACCAACAGTGCTGGCTGTCTGTTGGAGCGCTGTTCTTGCCATCTTCGCTTGGCAGGCTAAAACACATAATTTAGATGTCCGCATCGATTGGTTGCGGATTGGTGATTGGACCGTAATGGTTGGCGCTCACCTGGATGGTTTGTCTGCCATGATGATGGTCATCGTAACCTCTGTCAGTCTGATGGTGCAGATTTACTCGATAGGTTATATGGCTGGCGATCCGGGCTTTGCGAAATATTTCTCATTCATGGGACTTTTCACTGCGGCTATGTTGGGGTTGGTGCTTGCCGATAACTTGCTGCTGCTTTATATGTGCTGGGAGTTGGTCGGCCTGTGTTCATACTTGCTAATCGGTTTTTGGTATCATAAGCCGGAAGCGGCAAGCGCGGCAAAGAAAGCGTTTATTGTCACACGGTTTGGTGATGTGGGCTTCCTGCTGGGCATGATTTTGATTTCTTTTGCAGCTAAGACCTTCGATATCGCTACAATTCAAGCACAAGTGCAGTCAGGTACATTAACCCCATTATTTGGCGCATTACCGGCTTTTGCGGGAGTGGTTGCGCTGCTCATTTTCTGTGGAGCAGCAGGGAAGAGCGCTCAGTTCCCGCTCCATATCTGGCTGCCAGATGCGATGGAAGGCCCAACTCCGGTTTCCGCCTTAATCCACGCCGCCACGATGGTTGCTGCCGGTGTGTTCCTTGTGGCACGGATGTTCTTTTTATTCGAAGTCTCTCCTTTAGCCCTTCAAGTGGTCACGATAATCGGTGCGCTCACAGCCTTTATGGGCGCAACAATCGCTTTGGTACAAACCGATATCAAGCGCATTCTCGCTTATTCTACTATCAGCCAACTAGGCTATATGATGATGGCCTTGGGCTTAGCAGATAAGGTTGCGGCGATGTTCCACCTGGGCACTCATGCTTACTTCAAGTCACTGCTCTTCCTAACGGCTGGAAGTGTTATTCATGCAGTGCATTCACAGGATATCAGTGAGCTTGGGGGGTTGGGGAAGAAGCTCAAGATTACGGCAGCAACGGCGCTTATCGGCGGCCTCGCATTAGCTGGGTTCCCTGGATTAAGCGGTTTCTGGAGTAAAGATGAGATATTGGCTGCGGCGCTTCATAGAGGTAATATGTTCGCCCTTGGAGCGGGATTACTTACAGCCTTATTAACCGCGTTCTATATGACTCGCTTCTGGGTGCTTACCTTTATGGGCAAGCCGCGTTCGGATAAAGCCGCTAACGCTCATGAATCACCGGCAGTAATGACTTTGCCTCTATTGGCCTTGGCTGTTGTGGCAGTAATCGGCGGATATGCAGCGCCATCGGTTAAGGAAGCACTCGCTCATGGTGAAGCGGGTTCATTGATGTCTTACCCATTGATGCTAACAGCGACGCTTATTTCCCTGATCGGCATCAGTGGAGGCTATTTGTTCTATCGAAATGGTTTGGCGCAGGGAGATCCGCTGCATAAGGCGCTTATCAAACCTGTCTATATCTTCTTTGAGCGCAAGTGGTTTATCGATGATTTCTTTACCCATTTCGTAGCTGCAGGAGTGCTTGTATTTGCGAGAGTGATTGCATGGATTGATCGGCACATCATTGATGGTACTGTGAACTTAATTGCAGGCTTGATGGGTATAGCAGGCAGTAAACTGAGGCTCCTGACAAATGGCCAGGCGCAATTTTATGCCTTTGTGCTGATAATCAGTATTCTTGCAACGATGTTGGTTATGCTCGAACAGTTGTCGCGCTAGGAGCGATCTTGGATGATTTATGCTTGAATGGATATTACAACATAGGTTAACACTGATAACACTCACCCCGCTTGTGGCGAGTGTTATAATGCTCGTGATTCCCCCCGAGCGTAAAACCCCAATGCGTCTTTTGGCAGCGTTGGCGGCGCTCATTACGGTCGCTTTATCTGTGTGGCTTTGTCTCTCATTCGACTTCAAGCATAGCGGTATTCAGTTCGAGGAGACCATTCAGTGGCTGCCGTCAATGGGTTCGAGTTTACACCTTGGTGTAGATGGCGTAAGCGTTACCCTCGTGTTACTTACCTCGATCATTATCTTAGCCGGTGTGTTTGCCTCATGGACTGTTACCAATCGCCCCAAAGAGTTCCTCTCGTTGTTGCTATTCCTGGTTAGCGGTGTGTTCGGCGTGTTTTGCTCGCTTGACTTGCTGTTCTTCTTCTTGTTCTACGAGATAGCCGTATTGCCGATGTACTTGCTAATAGGCATATGGGGAACAGGGCGCAAAGAGTATTCCGCAATGAAGCTCACCCTCTATCTGCTACTTGGCAGCGCATTCATATTAGTGGGGATAATGGCGGTCTATTTTCTCGGCCCTGTCAGAACGTTCGATTTGCCTTTACTCATTCAAACAACGCATTTTACGGCTATTCAACAGAAGACGATATTCTTATTATTCTATGTTGGATTTGGCATATTAGCGGCCATCTGGCCGCTACATACCTGGTCGCCGGATGGTCATGCCAGCGCGCCGACTGCTGTGAGTATGCTGCACGCCGGTGTATTGATGAAGCTGGGCGCATTCGGTGTCCTGCGGGTTGGCATGTGCCTATTGCCGGAAGGCGCGCACTATTGGGCGTGGCTTATCGGAGGGATTGCGGTTATCAACATCGTCTATGGTTCGTTGAGCGCTATGGGGCAGACCGACTTGAAGTATGTCATCGCTTATTCCAGCGTTAGCCACATGGGAGTGGTAATGCTGGGACTTGCGGGCGCAATAGGCCTAACCAACGCTACTCATCAGATGAATGCCATTAGCCTCACCGGTTCAACCATGCAGATGTTCTCGCATGGCATCATGACCGGCCTCTTCTTTGCGCTTGTGGGTTTAATTTATGAGAAGTCGCACACTCGGGACATTCGTGAGATGGGTGGGTTTGCCGAAAAGATGCCTGGGATAGCGGTCGCCTTTGTAATCGGCAGTTTAGCCTCATTCGGCCTACCTGGAACGAGTGGTTTTATTGCCGAACTCTTAAGCTTTTATGGCGTTTGGGGTACTTTCCCATGGATGACCTATATCGGTGTAGCCGGAATAGTCATTACCGCCGCCTATGTCTTAAGAGTAGTACAAAAAATATTCTTTGGCCCCCGTTCAGATAAAT belongs to bacterium and includes:
- the nuoL gene encoding NADH-quinone oxidoreductase subunit L produces the protein MAQLFWTAPIWCAIAALITALFFVPRRKATWVAALPTVLAVCWSAVLAIFAWQAKTHNLDVRIDWLRIGDWTVMVGAHLDGLSAMMMVIVTSVSLMVQIYSIGYMAGDPGFAKYFSFMGLFTAAMLGLVLADNLLLLYMCWELVGLCSYLLIGFWYHKPEAASAAKKAFIVTRFGDVGFLLGMILISFAAKTFDIATIQAQVQSGTLTPLFGALPAFAGVVALLIFCGAAGKSAQFPLHIWLPDAMEGPTPVSALIHAATMVAAGVFLVARMFFLFEVSPLALQVVTIIGALTAFMGATIALVQTDIKRILAYSTISQLGYMMMALGLADKVAAMFHLGTHAYFKSLLFLTAGSVIHAVHSQDISELGGLGKKLKITAATALIGGLALAGFPGLSGFWSKDEILAAALHRGNMFALGAGLLTALLTAFYMTRFWVLTFMGKPRSDKAANAHESPAVMTLPLLALAVVAVIGGYAAPSVKEALAHGEAGSLMSYPLMLTATLISLIGISGGYLFYRNGLAQGDPLHKALIKPVYIFFERKWFIDDFFTHFVAAGVLVFARVIAWIDRHIIDGTVNLIAGLMGIAGSKLRLLTNGQAQFYAFVLIISILATMLVMLEQLSR
- a CDS encoding NADH-quinone oxidoreductase subunit M; amino-acid sequence: MLEWILQHRLTLITLTPLVASVIMLVIPPERKTPMRLLAALAALITVALSVWLCLSFDFKHSGIQFEETIQWLPSMGSSLHLGVDGVSVTLVLLTSIIILAGVFASWTVTNRPKEFLSLLLFLVSGVFGVFCSLDLLFFFLFYEIAVLPMYLLIGIWGTGRKEYSAMKLTLYLLLGSAFILVGIMAVYFLGPVRTFDLPLLIQTTHFTAIQQKTIFLLFYVGFGILAAIWPLHTWSPDGHASAPTAVSMLHAGVLMKLGAFGVLRVGMCLLPEGAHYWAWLIGGIAVINIVYGSLSAMGQTDLKYVIAYSSVSHMGVVMLGLAGAIGLTNATHQMNAISLTGSTMQMFSHGIMTGLFFALVGLIYEKSHTRDIREMGGFAEKMPGIAVAFVIGSLASFGLPGTSGFIAELLSFYGVWGTFPWMTYIGVAGIVITAAYVLRVVQKIFFGPRSDKYDTLPTAKTTEWVALILLSAVLIIVGIIPRLLTDFLNVGVNDYLKLFVR